The DNA sequence CTGAACTTGAAATTGGAATCGACAATAAATGtataaagaaataaggaaacaaaattcTATTGGCATCGGTAGATGTGCAGCAATAATgtattaaatgtgataaaagaataaaaaaacaatcgataagtgtaaaagaataaaaaatctaaaaaaaaaataatataaaaatgtacatagaaacaaagaaatgaacaagctatattttataacactatgacaactaaatttatattacaaGAGCTACCAAGTTGTTAATGACAGCACCACAAGATCTGCATGTATAAACTATATCGAAAACTAAATAAGAgcaaaaaaacatcaaattatGTGATATCCACAAACATCAAGCAACATATGTCTAGGACCTTCATTTTATAAGCTACACTGGATGATCTTCTATCAGATGAACCTTGTTCAGTATCTCATCCAATGCCTGTATTGCATCCTTGTAACGATCTTGTGATTTCCTCGCTTCCTCAACAACTTGCACAACACATCTATATAAATGATCATACCTGTGTACTGGGTTATTAATATCGATGCCACTGCAACCATGATCAAGAACATATGTGCGCTTCGTGTCCTTTCTCCATCTTGACAGAATGTATTGAGGTGGGATCTCTTCCATGCCATTCTGGTTAAGCACAGTTAGCGCATGCCTGCATAAATATCCCTTAAAGTTGAATAAACCACAGACACAGAAAACCTCCATTTCAGAGGTGTCAAATGAAACCTCGTAATCTCTTGTCTCCCTCCTGTTTTCCTCAACTTCAACATGTTCTTTGACCATGTATGTTATGATTCGCCCATCAGCATGTATTTGTCTTGTGCTAAAACAAGAGTATATTCCCTCCACCTCTCTTTGGAACTTCTTAAATATGTCGTTTGTGTACAATTTTTCCAGCtgaaactcaaaataatatcGTGGCTTTAGCACAAACCTTGAGTTTCTCGACTCCAAATCTGCCAAGGCTTCTTCCTGCTGACTTGTTCGAAGAGCttgatcatatttatcaaaaaattcttttaaaggaGTATGTCTATGCAAATATCCATCAAAAAATGGAGTTACAACCTCATTTTGCTGGTTAGGAAACATTCCTGCCAAAAATATATCCTTCAAATAAGCTGGAACCCATCGTTTCCGATCTTCATACAATGCCTGAAGCCATTTATGATCCCCAATTCCAAAATGTTGAATCATATCCTCCCAAGTAGCTTCAAACTCATCTGCTCTCAAGGAGTAGTAAACTGCTCTACTCAATGCAACTTTAATCGCTTCAAACTCTAGCAACCCTCCCAGTTTTTCTGGGATTTTTTGCATGATAAGTGATAAACAAAGACAATGTGAAGCTCTAGGGAAAACATCAGCTACAGAAGCTTGCAAGGTTCGACATTGAGCAGTAATGATAGTTTGTGGAGGGCGTCCTAACATACAAGTAAGCCATGCCCTGAACAACCAAATATATGACTCAATTGTCTCACCTGCAACTAAACCACAACCCAATAGTACACGATGTCCATGGTGATTCACTCCAATGAATGACACCAGTGGGACTTCATATTTGAAAGTCAAGCATGTAGTGTCAATTGCAACTACATCACCAAAATATCCATATGCAACTCTAGACCTTGCATCTGCCCAAAACACATTCCTCAAACATCCTTTCTCATTGAGATcaattgagtaaaaaaaatttgggtTCATCAACTGTGAGCTGCAGAAGTAATTATGAACAGCTTGTGCATCTCCTTCTTTAAACCTCAATTGATTGGAGTGATCAACATTATTCCCAAATTCTCCTTCATCTACATCTGCATTTCCATCACCATCTGCATCTATGATAACTGTTCGGAACAATCTAATCGTTTGTACTTCTTCTGCAACATCTGACTGCAAAGGTCTCTTGGTCCCTAAACCCAAAGTCTTATGTGATTTATAGAATTTTCCACTTGTTGGACTAATCAAGTGGTTGTGCTCAAGCTCGACTTCAATAATTCTCCACCTTTTGGTCTCCATCAATCTGAATTTTATCATTGCTGGACAACCAGTTCTTGTTTCCGGTCTTGGCCGGTTTgcttcacttttctttttgaaaccTGCACTACTGCAGCTAAGTTTTCCTCTGTATCTTTCTTTACTCTTTCTGTACCATGTATTGCTCACTCTGACCCCAAATCCCTGTTCCTTTGCATAACAATTATAGAAGTAATAAACATCCTCGTAGGACTCAAACTCCATTCCAACAGCAGGAGGCAGGGGATTCTGAATTATGCCAGTTTGACCAACATATTCTGTCATTGCACAATCTCCTTCAATCTCAAATTCATCACCTTCATCATCATATACTGGCTCACTGTTGAGAGAAACTTCATCCATCTGGAACAGACGAGGAACTGTATGTTAATTaccagaaggaaaaaaaaaaaaagggaaggaaCCAGGTAACCATTAACCAATAAAAATTGCCAGATGGAAAAccacaaaaatgagaaaatcaagcaaaccaaatgtttttattaatggtctgcatatctttttttttaattctatttttaaattttgaaataaaaaaaattaatttaggacaTTTCAAAAAAGGAACTTCATTCCCACATGAGTTCATTGATTAGGTTGTTTCTTTAGTTATTGTTTACCCTTTCCATAGTAACCACGTTTCGCACTCAAGCAACTATTAAGTTAACATATGCTTGAGCTCACAGAGTTTGCAGAATTACCTATTAACAGAGCACTACCACATTTCTTATCAATATATGCACCCTATGATTGAAGACCAAAACATTTTGCATTACTCAATCATAAAAGGAGCAAGTGCAACAAATGGTCGTTAACCTTCCAGGATATATGACAGCATACAGAAAAAGAGCTTAAATTTGATCACAATAATTAAATGATCATTTTCCCTCCTTTTTtgtcatgataattttctttctttctttcttttcttcttcattattcttttaatttcttcatcATTCGTTATTTCCTTTCTCCTTCATTAGTGGATAAGACAACAAaggagaacaaaaaattaaaagcaatcCCTTTCATTATGAAGCTAAGAAATTCATTACTTGATCCAACATAAAAACTGAAATTCCTTAGACCAGAGGAATAATCTCAAAAAGGTTTCAACCCCTTTATTGTCCAAAGCGGTAGACCCAATAAGATTGTTGTCCAAGTTTGCCAACACAATTGAAATAACCCCTTCTGGGCTCCCAGCCACCAATCTCTCTACGATGAGATGCGAGACCATCAAAACCTTCTAACAAATAGTTTTTTCAATGGTTGTTACACAAGAGACTTCAtccattccctttttttttttgctcagagtattattttttgatttccttatttttattttttaagtttttgggttctcttttttttttttttttaagtaaataggGTGTAGATTAAAAAGAGAAGCCCCATTAAAGTGCTccaaagtatacagggagtatacattGGTTGCCTAAAAACGGCACCCCTCAACAAGACCCTATCCGATCCACAAAATCTGCAATGGAAGGGCGGCCATGAGCTGTAAACAATTTGGACAATGTGGTTGATGATGAAACTGAAAGTTTGAAGATTCGGTGTTATGCAAGTTCCTGGACTTAAAAGTATTAACACAACAGAACTTGCATATCatattttcttcaaactcattatATCCAAACCCTAAATTTAGATGTTACTTCTCATCGAAAACCCAACCAAAATAAAGGGAAGGAAGTTCACCAAGAAACTTGACAGAGATGACCATatgaatgttaattttttttctctacacaCTAGATTTGTTCCCGACAGCCACCTTGTTTCCAAATTAacgagagagagaaaagaaccTCTAAAATCACTACTTAACTGAGCTTGAAGCAACAATTTGGCTAGgttggatgtttttttttttaaaaaaaacattcctTTTGGATACAAGAACGACATAAAACAATGATTACATGCATTCAATCGTTCATTTGCTTCAATTTTTTCCAGCGTTTTCTCATGAACCAAACAGAAGGTGACGGTTAAgtcaattccaaaaaaaaaaaataaaaaaaaataaataataataatcaggAGAGTTCAATTCGATTACCGGATCCGAGAACTTTCCGGTTGTCGCAGTATCGGGAAATGGACTGACAGAGTCGCCGGCGACGGCGCGTGAAGTGCGGAGAGAGCGCGTGGTTTTTAAAGAGAAGCCTACTAGTGGTTCTCCTAAGAAAGGGAAAGTATAACAAGAGAAAATATCAGAAATACCCCGTAAAATCTTTAGTAATTTAACTAACCACCCACTCTGTTTTCTGAAATATCAGTTTTGGTCAAGTCGGAAGCTGATAGTTTGCAGCAAGACCCATTTTATTATGAAACTCGCTCCCTTTTGGGCTCCTTTTTGTAATTAGCATACATTAACTACCCCaactataaattaatttcatccCACTGAgcatcattaatttaaattaaatcacatTACACCATTGTTGTGTAAAAGGCTATTATTATTTACACCTCACGAAGGCCCACAGCCCAAAGCCCAATGGGCTATTAGGCTATCGGGCCGGGTTCGACTCCTTTCTGACCTGTTCAAACTTGGGCCAGCCAAGGTTTCCCGGAAATCCACCATTTTCCTACCAATTTTTTTGGTTTCGATTGTTGTcaatcaatgtttttagaatcgaACCAatcattgaaccgaaaaagttatcAGTTCACAATTCACTAATCGGACTGGCGGTCGAacggtgatgtcataaatatataatttatatattattaaaaataaaaatttcatttgaaaatcaaaaaacaagtttcaaattataaatttaaattaaaatcagaattttaatttaaaattagaaaatttaaaatttatttttaaatcaaaaactgattttaaaataaaaaatttattttaaattaaaatcataagttttaaaaatcataaaattaaaaaatataaaatataaaataaaataaataataatggagatatacaaggtaaataaaaataaaaataaaaatttggaaaggAAGGGGAAGATCGGAGGAGGCgccattggaaaaaaaaaaaaaatggaaggtgAGGGAGTGGAGGTGGTGGCAGTTGTGTAGCCCTGGGCCCCGGGGGTTAGGATTTGGGAAAAATGAAGGGTGAGGGGAGGGGCAAAGGGGGTGCTCTGCATGGGGAAGAGGGGAAGGGTTTGTTGGTGTGTGGGGCAGGGGGGAGGGAGAGAAGAAAAGATGCTTTTAAGCCCTTTATAGTTATCAAAACAATGTCATTTTGATTTCAGAAACACAACATCGTTTTGAtgctgttaaaaaaaaaaaaaaatggttgaatcGTTCGGCTCGGAGGGAATCAGTCGAACCGTCGATAAAATCATATTTCGGCCTAATTCATTAGACCGAATCGGAACTATCACCAGCCAGAGGTCAAACCAACCGATCcgatttggtttttaaaatcatgttgTTAATACTTAAGggaaaaagacaaataaattaataacaaaaaattttcaaaaatattttaaagagaagtttaaaaagttgataaaatattttatgtgaaattttatttagaattaatgaatgatttaatttttttatcacttaaTAGGTGGAAAATGGTtaaattttttgtctttctaaaattattgaatttttaccattttataaataatgacttttaatctttcaattttataaagaataataatcaATTAATCATCAATTAATAGGAGGAATCTaccaaattttcattattttatggtGATGATTTGGCCATTCATGCAATTTATTTCGTTGAATTGATATCATGATAAATTTTCTTCGTAAGCAATGTTGTCAgctttaaatacatttattactattttcctttaccattattttttcaaaaataaaaaaataacaaaactcCCATTTTTCCATGGAGCATGTCCTTCTATTTCTTTATGGTTTATGTAGGGCATGAACTAGACCATCCAAGGAAAATTCTACAATACCAAAGTGGGTATCATAACTTTAAGGATTTGTTTGGATGAAAACATTTGACAATGAAGGCAAGACTTAAGCTTGATATTAAAGATgaactaggaaaaaaaaaaattggcattttCCTCTTTATACTATCAACTTTACGTTCTTAATGAGAAGCATACCCCATATAATTCCTTCCATTAAGAAAATGGGGAAAGTGAAAGAGAAATTCCAAGATGGAGATAGTGAGTTGAAAATGACATCATTTACCTTAAAATCataacaaaagagaaaaataaaacataataaaaatcgAGTTTAATTA is a window from the Vitis riparia cultivar Riparia Gloire de Montpellier isolate 1030 chromosome 9, EGFV_Vit.rip_1.0, whole genome shotgun sequence genome containing:
- the LOC117921751 gene encoding protein FAR1-RELATED SEQUENCE 6-like, with the translated sequence MVDFRETLAGPREPLVGFSLKTTRSLRTSRAVAGDSVSPFPDTATTGKFSDPMDEVSLNSEPVYDDEGDEFEIEGDCAMTEYVGQTGIIQNPLPPAVGMEFESYEDVYYFYNCYAKEQGFGVRVSNTWYRKSKERYRGKLSCSSAGFKKKSEANRPRPETRTGCPAMIKFRLMETKRWRIIEVELEHNHLISPTSGKFYKSHKTLGLGTKRPLQSDVAEEVQTIRLFRTVIIDADGDGNADVDEGEFGNNVDHSNQLRFKEGDAQAVHNYFCSSQLMNPNFFYSIDLNEKGCLRNVFWADARSRVAYGYFGDVVAIDTTCLTFKYEVPLVSFIGVNHHGHRVLLGCGLVAGETIESYIWLFRAWLTCMLGRPPQTIITAQCRTLQASVADVFPRASHCLCLSLIMQKIPEKLGGLLEFEAIKVALSRAVYYSLRADEFEATWEDMIQHFGIGDHKWLQALYEDRKRWVPAYLKDIFLAGMFPNQQNEVVTPFFDGYLHRHTPLKEFFDKYDQALRTSQQEEALADLESRNSRFVLKPRYYFEFQLEKLYTNDIFKKFQREVEGIYSCFSTRQIHADGRIITYMVKEHVEVEENRRETRDYEVSFDTSEMEVFCVCGLFNFKGYLCRHALTVLNQNGMEEIPPQYILSRWRKDTKRTYVLDHGCSGIDINNPVHRYDHLYRCVVQVVEEARKSQDRYKDAIQALDEILNKVHLIEDHPV